One genomic region from Argentina anserina chromosome 2, drPotAnse1.1, whole genome shotgun sequence encodes:
- the LOC126782486 gene encoding structural maintenance of chromosomes protein 1 yields the protein MPSFISQGKIHRLEVENFKSYRGHQVIGPFSDFTAIIGPNGSGKSNLMDAISFVLGVKTGQLRGSQLKDLIYAMDDSEKTEKGRRAFVSLVYQLANESEIQFTRAITSSGGSEYRIDGRPVSWEAYNEKLKSLGILVKARNFLVFQGDVESIASKNPKELTGLLEQISGSDDLKRDYDKYEEEKGVAEEKAALVYQKKRTIVAERKQKKEQKEEAEKHIRLQNELKSLKREHFLWQLFNIEKDITKTTNELEAEMRSREQVMQELDDFQQEANKKKKELAKYLKEITLCEKKIAERSNKLDRSKPELLKLKEEMSRINSKIKKSKTELGRKEQERGRHKEEIKKLQKGIQDLTTKLEDLHEKGREGGEKLQLDDTKLREYFQVKEDAGMKTAKLKDEKEVLDRQQHADLEAQKNLEENLQQLRSRESELDSQNEQMLTRQKKIKENSAKHREEVKNLNNELLVMRDKHQNARQKYENLKLKIDELEKQLRELKADRYENERDSRLSQAVETLKRLFQGVHGRMTELCRPTQKKYNLAVTVAMGKFMDAVVVEDEQTGKECIKYLKEQRLPPQTFIPLQSVRVKQVMERLRNLGGTAKLVFDVVQFDHALEKAILFAVGNTLVCDELDEAKRLSWTGERFKVVTVDGIMLSKSGTMTGGTSGGMEARSKQWDDKKVEGLKKKKEQFELELEELGSIREMQLKESETAGRISGLDKKIQYAEIEKKSIKDKLATLARERQNIKEEIDRMSPDLLKLKEAIDKRGTEINKLEKKINDIVDRLYKGFSKSVGVDNIREYEEKQLKISQSMADERLSLSSQLSKLKYQLEYEQNRDMASRIEELKSSISNLQKDLEQVQKKEGEANSAAEKASDEIGQLKEEVQDWKSKSEGCEKEIQEWNKRGSTATTNLSKINRQINSKETQIQHLTSRKQEIVETCELQQITLPTISDPMETDSLTTGPVLDFDELDESLLRDRRPSDREKVELDFKKQMDAKLSEIEKTAPNLKAMDQYEALQEKERHITAEFEVARKEQKQKADLFNSVKQRRYELFMDAFNHISSNINKIYKQLTKSNTHPLGGTAYLNLENEDDPYLHGVKYTTMPPTKRFRDMEQLSGGEKTVAALALLFSIHSYRPSPFFILDEVDAALDNLNVAKVARFIRSKSCQGARGNQDTEGGNGFQSIVISLKDSFYDKAEALVGVFRDADMSCSKTMSFDLTRFREE from the exons ATGCCGTCCTTCATCTCCCAGGGCAAAATCCACCGCCTGGAGGTCGAGAATTTCAAGTCCTACCGCGGCCACCAGGTCATCGGCCCCTTCTCCGACTTCACCGCCATCATCGGCCCCAACGGCTCCGGCAAGTCCAACCTCATGGACGCCATCAGCTTCGTCCTCGGCGTCAAGACCGGCCAGCTCCGTGGCTCCCAGCTCAAGGACCTGATCTACGCCATGGACGACAGCGAGAAGACCGAGAAGGGCCGCCGGGCGTTCGTCAGCTTGGTCTACCAGCTCGCCAACGAGTCCGAGATCCAGTTCACCAGGGCCATCACTAGCTCCGGCGGCAGTGAGTACCGCATTGACGGCAGGCCGGTTTCGTGGGAGGCTTACAATGAGAAGCTCAAGTCTCTGGGGATTCTGGTCAAGGCTCGCAATTTCCTTGTGTTTCAG GGTGATGTGGAGTCCATTGCCTCTAAAAATCCGAAGGAACTTACTGGACTGCTTGAGCAGATCTCAGGGTCTGATGACCTCAAAAGAGACTACGATAAGTATGAAGAAGAGAAAGGTGTAGCTGAAGAAAAAGCAGCACTTGTTTATCAGAAAAAAAGAACCATAGTAGCAGAGAGGAAGCAAAAGAAAGAGCAAAAGGAAGAAGCTGAGAAGCACATTCGCCTGCAAAATGAACTG AAATCTTTGAAGAGAGAACATTTTTTGTGGCAGTTGTTCAACATAGAAAAAGATATAACAAAAACGACTAATGAACTTGAAGCTGAAATGAGAAGCCGTGAACAGGTTATGCAAGAATTAGATGATTTTCAACAAGAagcaaataaaaagaagaaagagctGGCCAAATACTTAAAAGAAATTACTCTTTGTGAAAAGAAGATTGCTGAGAGAAGTAATAAACTTGACAGAAGT AAACCAGAGCTTCTGAAACTGAAAGAGGAAATGTCTCGCATAAATtcaaaaatcaagaaaagTAAGACTGAGCTTGGTAGGAAAGAACAAGAAAGGGGGAGACATAAGGAGGAAATTAAAAAGCTGCAGAAGGGCATCCAAGATTTGACCACAAAACTAGAGGATCTACATGAGAAAGGACGAGAGGGTGGTGAAAAATTACAGTTGGACGATACTAAATTAAGGGAATATTTTCAAGT GAAGGAGGATGCTGGGATGAAAACTGCAAAGCTAAAAGATGAGAAAGAGGTTCTGGATCGGCAACAGCATGCTGATCTTGAAGCACAAAAGAATTTGGAAGAAAATCTTCAACAGTTGAGAAGTAGGGAGAGCGAACTGGACTCACAGAATGAGCAAATGCTGACGAGgcagaaaaaaattaaagaaaactcTGCAAAACACCGAGAGGAAGTAAAAAATCTGAATAATGAGTTGCTAGTGATGAGGGATAAACATCAGAATGCCAG ACAGAAGTATGAAAATCTGAAGTTAAAAATTGATGAATTAGAAAAGCAATTACGTGAACTGAAGGCTGACAGATATGAAAATGAGAGGGATTCCAGATTGTCACAGGCAGTAGAGACTCTCAAGCGCTTGTTTCAGGGTGTCCATGGTCGCATGACTGAACTCTGTAGGCCAACACAAAAGAAGTATAATCTTGCTGTCACTGTTGCCATGGGAAAATTTATGGATGCAGTCGTAGTTGAAGATGAACAAACAGGAAAGGAGTGcatcaag TATTTGAAAGAACAGAGGCTTCCTCCTCAGACATTCATACCTCTCCAATCTGTTCGTGTAAAGCAAGTGATGGAGCGATTGCGTAACTTGGGTGGTACTGCAAAGCTGGTTTTTGATGTTGTCCAAT TTGATCATGCCTTGGAGAAGGCTATTCTTTTTGCGGTTGGCAATACTCTCGTTTGTGATGAACTTGATGAGGCTAAGCGCCTAAGCTGGACTGGTGAAAGGTTCAAAG TTGTAACTGTGGATGGAATTATGCTGTCAAAATCTGGCACAATGACTGGTGGTACCAGTGGAGGAATGGAAGCCAGGTCAAAACAGTGGGATGATAAAAAAGTTGAAG gactgaagaagaagaaagaacagTTTGAATTGGAGCTAGAAGAGCTCGGGTCAATTAGAGAGATGCAGCTAAAAGAGTCTGAAACAGCTGGCAGAATTAGTGGGCTTGATAAGAAAATCCAATACGCAGAGATTGAGAAG AAAAGCATTAAGGACAAACTTGCAACTTTGGCGCGGGAGAGGCAGAATATAAAAGAAGAGATTGATCGTATGAGCCCTGATCTTCTGAAG CTAAAAGAAGCTATAGATAAGCGGGGCACAGAAATCAATAAGcttgagaagaagataaaTGATATTGTTGACAGACTCTACAAAGGTTTTAGTAAATCTGTTGGGGTTGATAACATTCGTGAGTATGAAGAAAAACAACTCAAGATTTCCCAATCTATGGCGGATGAGCGGCTTAGCTTGAGTAGCCAGCTATCAAAATTGAAATACCA GCTAGAGTATGAGCAAAATCGGGACATGGCTTCAAGAATTGAAGAACTCAAGTCATCTATTAGTAATCTACAAAAAGATCTAGAACAGGTTCAGAAGAAAGAGGGTGAAGCCAACTCTGCAGCAGAAAAAGCCTCTGATGAGATAGGGCAGTTGAAGGAAGAAGTACAAG ATTGGAAATCCAAGTCGGAAGGTTGTGAAAAGGAAATTCAGGAATGGAACAAGCGGGGTTCTACTGCGACAACAAATTTATCCAAAATTAATCGGCAGATAAATTCTAAG GAAACACAGATTCAGCATCTAACATCTCGGAAGCAGGAGATAGTAGAAACTTGTGAATTGCAGCAAATAACCCTTCCCACCATCTCAGACCCAATGGAGACTGATTCCTTGACAACTGGCCCAGTGTTGGATTTTGATGAGTTAGATGAGTCTCTATTGAGGGATAGGAGACCTTCTGACCGGGAGAAAGTTGAGTTAGACTTTAAGAAACAAATGGATGCTAAGCTATCAGAAATTGAAAAAACAGCTCCCAATTTGAAGGCCATGGACCAATATGAGGCTCTacaagaaaaggaaagacATATAACTGCAGAGTTTGAAGTGGCCAGAAAAGAACAGAAGCAAAAGGCTGATTTGTTTAACTCCGTTAAACAAAGGAG GTATGAGTTGTTTATGGATGCCTTCAACCATATTTCTAGTAATATTAATAAGATTTACAAACAACTGACGAAGAGCAATACACATCCACTTGGTGGGACGGCATATTTGAACTTAGAAAATGAAGATGATCCATATTTACATGGTGTCAAGTACACGACTATGCCACCAACAAAGCGCTTCCGAGATATGGAACAATTATCTGGTGGAGAGAAAACTGTTGCAGCATTAGCATTACTGTTTTCCATACACAG TTATAGGCCTTCGCCTTTTTTCATACTGGATGAAGTTGATGCTGCACTGGATAACTTAAATGTAGCAAAAGTTGCTCGATTCATCCGTTCAAAGTCTTGCCAAGGAGCCAGGGGTAACCAGGATACTGAAGGAGGCAATGGTTTTCAAAGTATTGTAATATCTCTAAAAGATAGTTTCTACGACAAGGCTGAAGCTCTGGTTGGGGTTTTCAGGGACGCTGACATGAG TTGTTCCAAAACTATGTCATTTGACTTGACTAGATTTCGGGAGGAATAA
- the LOC126783157 gene encoding TOM1-like protein 2 gives MDRFNLTQLGNLGEKLVTSGAQMGRMVSGKVKEILQTPTPESRMIDEATLETMEEPNWGLNLRICAMINSEEFSGFEVVRVIKRKISGKNVVTQRLSLDLLEAIAMNCEKVFSEIASEKVLDEMLKMIDNPQTDNDNRRRAMQLIRAWGESQDLAYLPVFRQTYMILRERGAHPVAPEGSSPSLQSTLESYMEEPMPPPDRYPVPDAGFQDAGDREFRYNYLSVEEKKEYLVVTRNSLELLSSILNTETDPKPLKEELTMNMLDKCKESQPVVQRIIETTTDDEGMLFEALFLHEELQQVISKYEELEASQNSAGQQLENPDATRPEGLEATQNPGELPGYPNRPEHEDLDDIQNRDSHLPEHTIYSRVIPSAPAGIHRETKIADSVKEGASSSSEKVGQ, from the exons ATGGACAGGTTTAATTTAACCCAGTTGGGTAACTTAGGTGAGAAGCTGGTGACGAGTGGAGCTCAGATGGGTCGGATGGTCAGTGGAAAAGTGAAGGAGATTCTGCAAACGCCGACGCCGGAGTCGAGGATGATCGACGAGGCGACGTTGGAGACGATGGAGGAGCCGAATTGGGGGTTGAATTTGAGGATATGTGCAATGATTAACAGTGAGGAGTTTAGTGGGTTTGAAGTTGTGAGGGTTATCAAGAGGAAGATTTCAGGGAAGAACGTGGTGACGCAAAGGCTGAGTCTGGACTTGTTGGAGGCGATTGCTATGAATTGTGAGAAGGTGTTTTCGGAGATTGCGTCGGAGAAGGTGTTGGATGAGATGTTAAAGATGATTGATAATCCGCAGACTGATAATGACAATAGGAGGAGAGCTATGCAGTTGATCAGGGCTTGGGGAGAGTCTCAGGATCTTGCTTATCTACCTGTGTTTCGTCAGACTTACATG ATTTTGAGAGAAAGAGGAGCACATCCTGTAGCACCAGAAGGGAGTTCTCCCTCATTGCAATCTACCTTGGAATCATACATGGAAGAGCCTATGCCTCCCCCAGATAGATACCCTGTACCTGACGCTGGATTTCAAGATGCAGGTGACCGTGAATTTCGCTATAACTACCTATCAGTTGAGGAAAAAAAGGAATATCTTGTTGTAACTCGCAATAGCCTGGAGCTGCTGTCCAGCATTTTGAATACAGAAACCGATCCAAAACCTTTGAAG GAAGAACTAACCATGAATATGCTGGACAAGTGCAAGGAGTCTCAGCCTGTTGTTCAGAGGATTATAGAAACCACTACTGATGATGAAGGGATGCTCTTTGAGGCTCTATTTCTTCATGAAGAACTTCAACAAGTCATTTCCAAGTATGAGGAGTTGGAAGCTTCTCAAAACTCTGCAGGCCAACAGCTTGAAAATCCGGATGCCACCAGGCCTGAGGGATTGGAAGCAACACAAAACCCTGGAGAACTGCCAGGATACCCAAATCGCCCTGAGCATGAGGATTTAGATGACATCCAAAATCGTGACAGTCACCTGCCTGAACATACCATTTATTCTAGAGTCATCCCATCTGCTCCTGCGGGAATTCATAGGGAAACCAAAATAGCGGATTCTGTAAAAGAAGGCGCTTCGTCTAGCAGTGAAAAAGTTGGTCAGTGA